One stretch of Anolis sagrei isolate rAnoSag1 chromosome 11, rAnoSag1.mat, whole genome shotgun sequence DNA includes these proteins:
- the PIMREG gene encoding protein PIMREG isoform X1, whose translation MASLAWRQHQILPELEESPEPDRFRKKPSLDLRRSLRKRMPLRETGVNFAENPTWESLEAKEKPGRLRSSLKKAFGTASQKIQGHCRGPARALVASLAKIPNCDPQARCALGHSTPTSRARMMGSPSSSEGSPLRLQRNRLPPRRSLRAAALRSPYASPASAIQRKRTDDGLESVSRGIRRLKRLSQAFNDIIVQEEREQAVFNYYQAMARNMRKAQRRTRVLSRWDLQKHAERWRRIRPLAESALHR comes from the exons ATGGCCTCCTTGGCTTGGCGGCAGCACCAGATCCTCCCCGAGTTGGAGGAGAGTCCAGAGCCGGACCGGTTCCGAAAGAAGCCCTCCTTGGACCTGCGGCGCTCCCTCCGCAAGAGGATGCCCCTCCGGGAAACCGGCGTCAATTTCGCCGAAAACCCGACCTGGGAAAGTTTGGAGGCCAAGGAGAAGCCGGGCCGCCTCCGGAGCAGCCTCAAGAAGGCCTTTGGGACCGCCTCCCAG AAAATCCAGGGCCACTGCCGAGGTCCGGCCCGGGCGCTGGTGGCCTCTTTGGCCAAGATCCCGAACTGTGACCCCCAAGCCCGTTGTGCCCTCGGCCACTCGACCCCAACCTCCAGGGCTAGGATGATGGGCTCTCCCTCGTCCAGCGAAGGCTCCCCCCTTCGTCTCCAGAGGAACCGCCTTCCGCCCCGGAGGTCCTTGAGGGCCGCTGCCTTGAGAAGCCCCTACGCCTCTCCTGCCTCCGCCATCCAAAGGAA ACGAACCGATGACGGCTTGGAGAGTGTCTCCCGCGGCATCCGGCGCCTCAAGCGCCTCTCCCAAGCCTTTAATGACATCATCGTCCAAGAAGAAAG AGAGCAGGCGGTTTTCAACTACTACCAAGCCATGGCCCGGAACATGCGGAAGGCGCAACGCCGGACCCGCGTCCTGTCCCGATGGGACCTCCAAAAACACGCAGAAAGATGGCGGCGGATCCGTCCCTTGGCCGAGTCCGCCCTGCACCGCTAA
- the PIMREG gene encoding protein PIMREG isoform X2 has translation MASLAWRQHQILPELEESPEPDRFRKKPSLDLRRSLRKRMPLRETGVNFAENPTWESLEAKEKPGRLRSSLKKAFGTASQKIQGHCRGPARALVASLAKIPNCDPQARCALGHSTPTSRARMMGSPSSSEGSPLRLQRNRLPPRRSLRAAALRSPYASPASAIQRKRTDDGLESVSRGIRRLKRLSQAFNDIIVQEESDTTVSLICH, from the exons ATGGCCTCCTTGGCTTGGCGGCAGCACCAGATCCTCCCCGAGTTGGAGGAGAGTCCAGAGCCGGACCGGTTCCGAAAGAAGCCCTCCTTGGACCTGCGGCGCTCCCTCCGCAAGAGGATGCCCCTCCGGGAAACCGGCGTCAATTTCGCCGAAAACCCGACCTGGGAAAGTTTGGAGGCCAAGGAGAAGCCGGGCCGCCTCCGGAGCAGCCTCAAGAAGGCCTTTGGGACCGCCTCCCAG AAAATCCAGGGCCACTGCCGAGGTCCGGCCCGGGCGCTGGTGGCCTCTTTGGCCAAGATCCCGAACTGTGACCCCCAAGCCCGTTGTGCCCTCGGCCACTCGACCCCAACCTCCAGGGCTAGGATGATGGGCTCTCCCTCGTCCAGCGAAGGCTCCCCCCTTCGTCTCCAGAGGAACCGCCTTCCGCCCCGGAGGTCCTTGAGGGCCGCTGCCTTGAGAAGCCCCTACGCCTCTCCTGCCTCCGCCATCCAAAGGAA ACGAACCGATGACGGCTTGGAGAGTGTCTCCCGCGGCATCCGGCGCCTCAAGCGCCTCTCCCAAGCCTTTAATGACATCATCGTCCAAGAAGAAAG CGACACGACAGTGTCACTCATTTGTCACTGA